In Planctomycetia bacterium, one DNA window encodes the following:
- a CDS encoding PQQ-binding-like beta-propeller repeat protein translates to MRLVPPLWVLCWLGPAVGWGQAVGPGEPPRQSAGAFLNTSFEIQEKLAAAVRLAESGRHAAAATALYELATQGGDYLIEEPDGVYVTIRQHVNRLMCTWPDAGLEALEETIGPAARERLSRARQSSSMAELLSVAADAFATLAGGEALDEAAERALAAGDLQAARRWWMELSAHHPSRRGSGLRWRAKAACAAVWSGDRAPLEALERELSMGGGPTVVWAGREQLLRDFLRGVQRELEGSAALSPEDDFNSTPGAFCGGSARRGASRTISRAEARLWRYSDRERLALDNAFEGYESSVARRDAVTRAVQSGRLLAACAVAGEAPPGSGRTLVFLHDATRVWSIDPNDPGREVWRYTLEGAESAGGAWMSDDDAPPQFTSLLQAGRLYVHLERPAAPREGESPGTLATLVCLNAATGKVIWRNDLNGLVGAFERLRLDGAPLQIDDKLYAIARRRKAFGFEACLLLRIDAASGALELATHIAEAATGSYGYHRATLTHAAAWGDLVFVATNLGAVAAVSRHTGRVVWLTTYTSQFTEAPEGLWPTRMGRPARSWHYQPPIVWRDSLIVSPLDADQIFVFDALSGREQFRLSLESAHLPEVILGVANDRLYLAGSQVVCYDLAARRIAWQRPLDSGQVFGRGAVTSEGLLIPTDRALVQMSLDGGPPRPYRWSVEDAGNVLVLPDQIVAASALSVCGLDSRASAMKRIAERMRERPDDAQPALAMAELSLAARDYETALRAAREAIARLGGPSGLRDEPARRGLYRQLTEYALIARSGVDAAEDEARRGWEASAALLELAGACATGPQEEIVNRFERAFVLRRLRKLREAVEEYQQVLNQPTLRRVRVELDANLLPPVAGNEPIGESEVPRQPAGFVAMRCIDRLRHEGGAAVYDSLEQRARDRLARAEQSSDAADLLEAADSFPNSTAAATALRTFARRAARQGDWNEAVDALRRSARRADAFERPGLCAELCDALREAGQAREAAQWLARGVRRFPTAQFEHRGATHTFASMMQAMFPKGPPREPAHDLATIAADASHQRVFGEHATILEPVFPRLPGTTWEGVALYTDGRLEYIHAATGRTIWRDAPVVAVQPALLGMDRERLIFATPQRLFAVARATGRVEWSIGEEARPDPRSDPEEIASYSMHALTPTRLFSADDHGELVAIDLADGGVRWRAAVRLPVGGQLTANETYVCHTSWQERSQAITVLEAASGRPVATLRPGDEWPIQSVQFTPRDTLLAVTSNAITCYDLPSGAAAWTLTSDERFLLGTLQVDSEGVLIGHDGGRITKYELRDGLPIWTSASLVESGGDPLWAELSDGRLVTASSNRLTVLDAADGQTLWSQTVNGLLRVDPPRVARDAVIAIVEAGAAEARAEYAAFGSLSDEPTTMPSDATARDRARSLRILAFDLESGQPRRTRIARKQGEASAGGVSIVTPPLLSFGGLYLRDGAFLVLDGRRILSYVDADSSR, encoded by the coding sequence GTGCGACTCGTACCTCCTTTATGGGTGCTTTGCTGGCTCGGGCCTGCGGTTGGCTGGGGACAAGCCGTGGGGCCGGGCGAACCTCCGCGTCAAAGTGCCGGCGCGTTTCTGAATACAAGTTTTGAGATTCAGGAGAAATTGGCCGCGGCGGTGCGATTGGCTGAATCGGGCCGTCATGCGGCTGCGGCGACGGCCCTGTATGAGCTGGCGACGCAAGGCGGTGATTACCTGATCGAGGAGCCGGATGGGGTGTACGTCACCATTCGGCAGCACGTCAATCGCCTGATGTGCACGTGGCCGGATGCGGGGTTGGAGGCGTTGGAAGAGACGATCGGCCCAGCGGCACGGGAGCGATTGAGTCGGGCGAGGCAGTCGTCGTCGATGGCGGAGTTGCTGTCGGTCGCAGCCGATGCCTTTGCGACGTTGGCCGGCGGCGAGGCGCTGGACGAGGCGGCGGAACGGGCGCTGGCGGCGGGGGATCTTCAGGCTGCGCGGCGGTGGTGGATGGAGCTTTCGGCGCATCATCCAAGCCGCCGCGGAAGCGGATTGCGATGGCGAGCGAAAGCGGCGTGCGCAGCGGTGTGGTCGGGCGATCGGGCGCCGCTGGAGGCGTTGGAGCGCGAACTGTCGATGGGCGGCGGGCCGACCGTGGTGTGGGCGGGCCGTGAGCAGTTGCTGCGGGATTTTCTACGCGGCGTGCAGCGCGAGCTGGAGGGTTCGGCCGCTTTGTCGCCGGAAGATGATTTCAACTCGACGCCCGGGGCGTTTTGCGGCGGGTCGGCGCGGCGCGGTGCAAGCCGCACGATCTCGCGCGCCGAAGCGAGGCTGTGGCGTTACTCCGATCGTGAGCGGCTCGCGCTGGACAATGCGTTCGAGGGGTACGAGTCTTCCGTGGCGCGTCGCGATGCCGTGACGCGCGCGGTGCAGAGCGGCCGATTGTTGGCTGCCTGTGCGGTCGCGGGCGAGGCGCCGCCGGGCAGTGGTCGCACACTTGTTTTTTTACACGATGCCACGCGCGTGTGGTCGATTGATCCGAACGACCCCGGTCGCGAGGTCTGGCGCTATACGCTCGAGGGCGCAGAGAGCGCCGGCGGGGCGTGGATGTCGGACGATGACGCGCCGCCACAGTTTACATCGCTCCTGCAAGCGGGGCGCTTGTACGTTCATCTGGAGCGTCCGGCGGCGCCGCGCGAGGGCGAATCGCCCGGCACACTGGCGACGCTGGTCTGCCTGAACGCCGCGACAGGCAAGGTGATCTGGCGCAATGATCTGAACGGTCTGGTCGGCGCGTTCGAGCGTCTCCGGCTGGATGGCGCGCCGTTGCAGATCGACGACAAGCTCTATGCGATCGCACGGCGGCGAAAGGCCTTCGGATTCGAGGCCTGTCTCCTGCTGCGGATCGATGCCGCAAGCGGCGCGCTGGAACTCGCCACGCACATCGCCGAAGCCGCGACCGGCAGCTACGGCTATCACCGCGCGACGTTGACGCACGCTGCCGCGTGGGGCGATCTGGTCTTTGTCGCCACCAATCTGGGAGCGGTTGCGGCGGTCAGCCGCCACACCGGCCGCGTTGTCTGGCTCACGACGTATACCTCGCAATTCACCGAGGCGCCGGAGGGACTCTGGCCGACGCGCATGGGCAGGCCGGCGCGGTCGTGGCACTACCAGCCTCCGATCGTGTGGCGCGATTCGCTGATCGTCTCGCCGCTGGATGCCGATCAGATTTTTGTCTTCGACGCGTTGAGCGGACGCGAGCAGTTTCGTCTGTCGCTGGAGTCGGCCCACCTGCCGGAGGTGATCCTGGGTGTGGCGAACGACCGGCTGTATCTCGCGGGCTCGCAAGTGGTTTGCTACGACCTTGCGGCGCGGCGGATTGCCTGGCAGAGGCCGCTGGACAGCGGCCAGGTCTTCGGTCGCGGCGCGGTGACGAGCGAGGGGTTGCTGATTCCAACGGATCGCGCGCTGGTGCAGATGAGCCTCGACGGCGGTCCGCCGCGTCCGTACCGCTGGTCGGTGGAGGACGCCGGGAATGTCCTGGTGTTGCCGGATCAGATCGTGGCGGCTTCGGCGTTGAGCGTGTGCGGTCTGGATTCGCGCGCGTCGGCGATGAAGCGGATCGCGGAGCGGATGCGCGAGCGGCCCGACGATGCGCAGCCGGCCCTGGCGATGGCGGAGCTGTCGCTGGCGGCGCGCGATTACGAAACGGCGTTGCGCGCGGCGCGCGAGGCGATCGCGCGGCTGGGCGGTCCGTCAGGCTTGCGTGACGAACCGGCGCGGCGGGGATTGTATCGACAATTGACTGAATATGCTCTCATTGCGCGGAGCGGCGTCGACGCGGCGGAGGATGAAGCACGGCGCGGGTGGGAGGCATCCGCCGCGCTGCTGGAGTTGGCCGGGGCGTGTGCGACGGGTCCGCAGGAGGAGATCGTCAACCGATTCGAGCGTGCGTTTGTACTGCGCCGGCTTCGCAAACTCCGTGAGGCGGTCGAGGAGTACCAACAGGTTCTCAATCAGCCCACGTTGCGCCGGGTGCGCGTGGAGCTGGATGCGAACCTGCTGCCGCCGGTCGCCGGGAACGAGCCGATCGGCGAATCAGAGGTTCCGCGTCAGCCGGCGGGCTTCGTCGCGATGCGCTGCATCGATCGGCTTCGCCATGAAGGCGGGGCGGCAGTGTACGACTCGCTGGAGCAGCGCGCGCGGGACCGGCTGGCCCGCGCGGAGCAATCGTCCGACGCGGCGGACCTGCTGGAAGCGGCCGATTCGTTTCCGAACAGCACAGCCGCCGCGACGGCGCTGCGAACCTTCGCGCGGCGGGCCGCTCGCCAGGGCGATTGGAATGAAGCGGTGGACGCGCTTCGGCGCAGCGCACGGCGGGCGGACGCATTCGAGCGTCCGGGCTTATGTGCCGAGTTGTGCGATGCGCTGCGCGAAGCCGGTCAGGCGCGGGAAGCCGCGCAATGGCTGGCGCGCGGGGTGCGACGGTTTCCGACCGCGCAGTTCGAACATCGCGGGGCGACGCATACGTTCGCATCGATGATGCAGGCGATGTTTCCGAAGGGGCCGCCACGCGAGCCGGCCCACGACCTCGCCACGATCGCGGCCGATGCGTCGCACCAGCGGGTCTTTGGCGAACATGCGACCATTCTCGAACCGGTCTTTCCTCGGCTGCCCGGGACCACCTGGGAGGGCGTTGCGCTGTATACCGACGGACGTCTGGAATACATTCACGCGGCCACCGGGCGGACGATTTGGCGCGATGCGCCGGTCGTTGCGGTGCAGCCCGCCTTGCTTGGCATGGACCGCGAGCGACTGATCTTCGCCACGCCGCAGCGGCTTTTTGCCGTCGCGCGCGCGACCGGCCGGGTCGAATGGAGCATCGGCGAGGAGGCCCGCCCCGATCCACGATCCGACCCGGAGGAGATCGCGTCTTACTCCATGCACGCCCTGACGCCGACGCGGCTGTTCAGCGCCGACGATCACGGAGAGTTGGTCGCCATCGACTTGGCCGACGGCGGCGTGCGCTGGCGAGCGGCGGTGCGGCTGCCGGTCGGCGGCCAACTCACCGCCAATGAGACATATGTTTGTCATACCTCATGGCAGGAGCGATCGCAGGCGATCACCGTGCTGGAGGCCGCGTCGGGCCGGCCGGTCGCCACGCTGCGTCCGGGCGACGAGTGGCCGATCCAGTCCGTGCAATTCACTCCGCGTGACACGCTTCTGGCAGTCACCTCCAACGCCATCACCTGCTACGATCTGCCGAGCGGCGCGGCGGCCTGGACCCTGACCAGCGACGAACGCTTTTTGCTCGGCACGCTACAAGTCGATTCCGAAGGGGTACTGATCGGCCACGATGGCGGGCGAATCACGAAGTACGAGCTGCGCGACGGATTGCCGATCTGGACGTCCGCGTCGCTCGTCGAGTCGGGGGGCGACCCGCTTTGGGCCGAACTCTCCGACGGTCGGCTCGTCACCGCGTCGTCGAATCGGTTGACCGTGCTCGATGCGGCCGACGGGCAAACGCTCTGGTCGCAGACGGTGAACGGATTGTTGCGTGTCGATCCGCCGCGGGTCGCACGCGATGCCGTGATCGCAATCGTGGAAGCCGGCGCAGCCGAAGCACGGGCCGAATACGCGGCCTTCGGATCGCTGTCCGATGAGCCGACGACGATGCCAAGCGATGCGACGGCGCGCGACCGGGCGCGCAGCCTGCGAATCCTGGCGTTTGATCTGGAAAGCGGGCAGCCGCGACGCACGCGCATCGCGCGAAAGCAAGGCGAGGCATCGGCCGGTGGCGTGTCCATTGTGACGCCTCCGTTGTTGTCCTTCGGCGGCTTGTATTTGCGCGACGGGGCCTTTCTGGTGCTCGACGGTCGCCGCATCTTGAGTTACGTTGACGCGGATTCGTCTCGCTGA
- the arfB gene encoding aminoacyl-tRNA hydrolase, with the protein MYRINAELSIPLRELRFTFSRSSGPGGQKVNKVSTRVTLLFDVAHSPSLTDGQRERLSRALASRLTQDGVLRIDAGEARSQAANREIALERFNRLLAGALRVHKKRTKTKPTRASIERRLGEKSKRSERKRWRSGRSHTSDSD; encoded by the coding sequence ATGTACCGTATCAACGCCGAGCTATCGATTCCGCTGCGCGAGCTGCGCTTCACGTTCAGCCGCAGCAGCGGTCCGGGCGGCCAGAAGGTCAACAAAGTCTCGACGCGCGTCACGCTGCTGTTCGACGTGGCGCACAGCCCCTCACTGACCGATGGGCAGCGCGAACGACTCTCACGCGCCTTGGCATCGCGCCTGACGCAGGATGGCGTTCTGCGAATCGACGCGGGCGAAGCGCGATCGCAAGCCGCCAACCGCGAGATCGCCCTTGAGCGGTTCAACCGGTTGCTGGCCGGCGCGCTGCGCGTTCACAAAAAGCGAACAAAGACCAAGCCGACGCGCGCGTCGATCGAGCGTCGCCTGGGGGAGAAGTCAAAGCGCAGCGAGCGGAAGCGGTGGCGCTCCGGGCGATCCCACACTTCCGATTCCGATTGA
- a CDS encoding S9 family peptidase — translation MRRFVVRSDSCLTVFTLAASVVLSLVASHRARAGETITYPKTKTVEQVDELHGRKIADPYRWLEDLDGADTKQWVEAQNKVTFGYLETIGPRKLIKERLTKLWNYERYGTPFKEGGRYFISKNDGLQNQNVFYTMETLDAEPQLLLDPNTFSKDGTVALSGMAISEDGKHLAYGVSDAGSDWQTWKVMDIATRKELPDVIKWVKFSGADWTKDGKGFFYSRYDEPKEGNALSKVNYYHKLYYHRLGDPQEKDTLIYKRDDQKEWGFGGSVTEDGRYLIVHIWLGTERKNRIYYKDLTKADAQVTPLLDDFDAEYDFIDNEGPVFWFKTDLNAPRGRVIAIDTTRPQRENWKELIPEAKETLQGVSVVGEKFFCNYLKDAQTEVRICGLDGKFIRNVDLPGIGSAGGFGGKRKDKETFYSFTSFSVPGTIYRYDIEKGRSTVFKQPKVDFNPNDYDVKQVFYSSKDGTQVPMFIVHRKGIKLDGNNPTYLYGYGGFNISLTPSFSVSNLVWMEMGGVYAMANLRGGGEYGKAWHDAGRLHNKQNVFDDFIAAAQWLIENKYTRPAKLSIGGGSNGGLLVGACMTQRPDLFGAALPAVGVLDMLRFEKFTIGWAWRSDYGTVEKKDDFEYLLTYSPLHNLKKGTKYPATLITTGDHDDRVVPSHSFKFASALQAAHEGDNPVLIRIETRAGHGAGKPTMMIIEEQADRWAFLVKALDMNESAMKLGATKLDPAEPTRRAD, via the coding sequence ATGCGCAGATTCGTCGTCCGTTCGGATTCGTGCCTCACTGTTTTCACGCTTGCCGCATCCGTGGTGTTGTCGCTGGTCGCGTCGCACCGCGCCCGCGCCGGGGAGACGATCACCTACCCCAAGACGAAGACCGTCGAGCAGGTGGACGAGCTTCACGGCCGGAAGATCGCCGATCCCTACCGCTGGCTGGAGGACCTTGACGGCGCGGACACCAAGCAATGGGTCGAGGCGCAGAACAAGGTCACGTTCGGCTACCTCGAAACGATCGGCCCGCGCAAGCTGATCAAGGAGCGGCTGACGAAGCTGTGGAATTACGAGCGCTACGGCACGCCGTTCAAGGAGGGCGGGCGGTACTTCATCTCCAAGAATGACGGCCTGCAGAATCAAAACGTCTTCTACACGATGGAGACGCTCGACGCCGAACCGCAACTGCTGCTCGATCCCAACACGTTTTCGAAGGACGGCACGGTCGCGCTCTCCGGCATGGCCATCAGCGAGGATGGCAAGCACCTGGCCTATGGCGTGTCGGACGCCGGGTCGGACTGGCAGACGTGGAAGGTGATGGACATCGCGACGCGCAAGGAACTGCCCGACGTGATCAAGTGGGTGAAGTTCTCCGGGGCTGACTGGACGAAGGACGGCAAGGGGTTCTTCTACAGCCGCTACGACGAGCCGAAGGAGGGCAACGCGCTGTCGAAGGTGAATTACTACCACAAGCTGTATTATCATCGCCTCGGCGATCCGCAGGAAAAAGACACGCTCATCTACAAGCGCGACGACCAGAAGGAGTGGGGCTTCGGCGGCAGCGTCACCGAAGACGGCCGCTACCTGATCGTTCACATCTGGCTGGGCACCGAGCGGAAGAATCGCATCTATTACAAGGACCTGACGAAGGCCGACGCCCAGGTCACGCCGCTGCTGGATGACTTCGACGCCGAGTACGACTTCATCGACAACGAAGGCCCGGTGTTCTGGTTCAAGACGGATTTGAACGCCCCGCGCGGCCGCGTGATTGCGATTGATACGACCCGGCCGCAGCGCGAGAACTGGAAGGAGCTGATTCCCGAAGCGAAGGAGACGCTCCAGGGCGTGAGCGTCGTGGGCGAGAAGTTTTTCTGCAACTACCTGAAAGACGCGCAGACCGAGGTGCGCATCTGCGGGCTGGACGGCAAGTTCATCCGCAACGTGGACCTGCCGGGGATCGGTTCGGCCGGCGGCTTCGGCGGCAAGCGGAAGGACAAAGAGACTTTTTACTCATTTACGAGTTTTTCGGTGCCCGGCACGATTTATCGCTACGACATCGAAAAGGGCCGCAGCACCGTCTTCAAGCAGCCGAAGGTGGATTTCAATCCGAACGACTACGACGTGAAGCAGGTGTTCTACAGCAGCAAGGACGGCACGCAGGTGCCGATGTTCATCGTCCATCGCAAGGGCATCAAGCTCGACGGGAATAACCCGACGTACCTGTACGGCTACGGCGGGTTCAATATTTCGCTGACGCCGAGCTTCTCCGTCAGCAACCTCGTCTGGATGGAGATGGGCGGCGTCTATGCGATGGCCAATCTGCGCGGCGGCGGGGAGTACGGCAAGGCCTGGCACGACGCCGGCCGGCTGCATAATAAGCAAAACGTCTTTGACGACTTCATCGCCGCGGCCCAGTGGCTCATTGAGAACAAATATACCCGCCCGGCCAAGCTTTCCATCGGCGGCGGCAGCAACGGCGGCCTGCTGGTCGGCGCGTGCATGACCCAGCGGCCCGACCTGTTCGGCGCGGCCCTTCCGGCTGTGGGCGTGCTGGACATGCTGCGGTTTGAAAAGTTCACCATCGGCTGGGCCTGGCGCAGCGACTACGGCACGGTCGAGAAGAAGGACGATTTCGAGTACTTGCTCACGTATTCGCCGCTGCACAATCTCAAGAAGGGGACGAAGTACCCGGCCACGCTGATCACCACGGGCGACCACGACGATCGCGTCGTGCCGAGCCATAGCTTCAAGTTCGCGTCCGCCTTGCAGGCCGCGCACGAGGGCGACAACCCCGTGCTGATTCGCATTGAGACGCGCGCCGGGCACGGTGCCGGCAAGCCGACGATGATGATCATCGAGGAGCAGGCCGACCGCTGGGCGTTTCTCGTCAAAGCCCTGGACATGAACGAATCGGCGATGAAGCTCGGCGCGACCAAACTGGATCCGGCGGAGCCGACCCGTCGCGCGGATTGA
- a CDS encoding type II secretion system protein, translated as MTLVAAKRSARMSRRVSRGFTLIELLVVISIIALLVSLLLPAMTGAMRVARKTTCMATLRGLAQASHAWSTANEDQIVGAPSTSGAYLWGQPMPTVAYGAAVQRWDFMGSLAKEMGIDLPEGDGTNSGVARRFNAIRTHKAFLCAANEFLATHFAGPNAGTNRMISYNMGVYFLYINATSATEAGFPGDGNATSYYSNSFETKLPMNYKPRASLVGNPANKVLFADGGKYSEINQTPDYDLSLNATWGGAFSDRGPHFLGTLAGSRSWDRRFAPGNGGGTAANVDARIYGFRHSTGIPPRGAKANAFQGNLVYFDGHATTMGDLDFSNPYQWLPQNTVTENLSNMAPDVVQRFGLVSGFKVGP; from the coding sequence ATGACCTTGGTCGCAGCGAAGCGGAGTGCGAGGATGTCCCGCCGTGTATCGCGTGGGTTCACGCTGATTGAACTGCTGGTGGTCATTTCGATCATCGCGCTGCTGGTGTCGTTGCTGTTGCCGGCGATGACGGGTGCGATGCGGGTTGCACGGAAGACCACCTGCATGGCGACGCTTCGGGGCTTGGCGCAGGCGTCTCACGCCTGGTCGACGGCCAACGAGGACCAGATTGTGGGGGCTCCGAGCACGTCAGGAGCGTATTTGTGGGGTCAACCGATGCCGACGGTGGCGTACGGCGCGGCTGTGCAGCGATGGGATTTCATGGGATCTTTGGCGAAGGAGATGGGGATTGATCTTCCCGAGGGCGATGGAACGAACAGCGGTGTCGCCCGTCGCTTCAACGCGATTCGCACCCACAAGGCGTTTTTGTGTGCGGCGAATGAGTTTCTCGCCACTCATTTCGCCGGGCCGAACGCCGGCACGAACCGCATGATCAGTTATAATATGGGTGTCTATTTTCTGTACATCAACGCGACGTCCGCGACCGAAGCAGGCTTCCCCGGGGATGGCAACGCCACGTCGTACTACAGCAATTCGTTTGAAACCAAGCTTCCCATGAATTACAAGCCGCGCGCGAGCCTCGTCGGCAATCCGGCGAACAAGGTGCTCTTCGCAGATGGCGGCAAGTACTCCGAGATCAACCAGACGCCCGACTACGATCTGAGTCTGAACGCAACTTGGGGCGGTGCCTTTTCCGACCGCGGTCCGCATTTTCTGGGCACGCTCGCGGGGTCGCGTTCGTGGGACCGCCGCTTTGCTCCTGGAAACGGCGGTGGAACGGCCGCGAATGTCGATGCCCGAATCTACGGATTCCGACACAGCACCGGCATCCCGCCTCGCGGCGCCAAGGCCAACGCCTTTCAGGGCAATCTCGTCTATTTCGATGGCCATGCCACGACGATGGGCGATCTCGACTTCTCAAACCCCTACCAATGGCTGCCGCAGAACACGGTGACCGAGAACCTTTCCAACATGGCGCCGGACGTGGTCCAGCGGTTCGGTCTGGTCAGCGGGTTCAAGGTCGGACCTTGA
- a CDS encoding threonine--tRNA ligase yields MLDLATPLSGDCKLWLITDKSDESLTILRHSTAHVMAEAICKLWPETKLVYGPPVEDGYYYDIDLPRRLTPEDFPAIEAEMAKIVAEDRPFTRYEMSRDEGLAKVRREGNPYKVENAERAKGDKLSFYVTGPEPGRYWEDLCMGTHIPSTGRIGGFKLLTVSGAFLHGDATKQQLQRVYGTAFHNKKDLAAYLTRLEEAKKRDHRKLGQELNLFTIDPLAGSGLILWKPKGATVRLLLEEHLRGKLREQGYQPVFTPHIGRLELYRTSGHFPYYRDAQFPPLYETDTARILNELWVAEYERGDDQPMPVGEQRLLDELKAANGRLWNELLGDTDQPEARRFNPAPGNRDHNLAVIRENLKVEDGFLLKPMNCPHHMRLYASEPRSYRDLPLRLAEFGTVYRYEQSGELSGMTRVRGFTQDDAHLFCTPEQLQDELAKCLSLTRYVLEMLGLKEYRVRIGLHDPNDKKFINNPKGWADSEAAVRAAAAASGMSATEEVGEAAFYGPKIDFVVKDCIGREWQLGTVQCDYNGPERFGLEYVGRDNRMHRPVMIHRAPFGSMERFIGILIEHFEGAFPVWLAPVQVVVASISEKSEPYAREVTQRLKDGGFRVELDDSAEKIGPKKHRARQMKIPYIVVVGEQEAAARAVNVNDRAGKSENMGLDAFVERLARESVPGHSH; encoded by the coding sequence ATGCTTGATTTGGCGACGCCGCTTTCCGGCGATTGCAAGCTCTGGCTGATCACCGACAAGAGTGACGAATCGCTGACCATTCTGCGGCACAGCACGGCGCACGTCATGGCCGAGGCGATCTGCAAACTCTGGCCCGAGACGAAGTTGGTTTACGGCCCGCCGGTCGAGGACGGTTACTACTACGATATTGATTTGCCGAGGCGTCTGACGCCGGAGGATTTCCCGGCGATCGAGGCCGAGATGGCGAAGATCGTGGCGGAAGATCGGCCTTTCACGCGCTATGAGATGAGCCGCGACGAGGGGCTTGCAAAAGTTCGCCGCGAGGGCAATCCGTACAAGGTGGAGAACGCCGAGCGCGCCAAGGGCGATAAATTGAGCTTCTACGTCACCGGTCCTGAACCGGGGCGTTACTGGGAGGACCTCTGCATGGGGACGCACATTCCCAGTACCGGGCGCATCGGCGGGTTCAAGTTGCTCACGGTTTCCGGGGCGTTTCTGCACGGCGATGCGACCAAGCAGCAGTTGCAGCGCGTCTATGGAACGGCGTTTCACAACAAGAAGGACTTGGCCGCCTACCTCACGCGGCTGGAAGAGGCGAAGAAGCGCGATCACCGCAAGCTCGGTCAGGAACTGAACCTGTTTACGATCGATCCGCTGGCAGGCAGCGGGCTGATTCTGTGGAAGCCCAAGGGGGCGACCGTGCGCCTGCTGCTGGAGGAACATCTCCGCGGCAAGCTGCGCGAGCAGGGTTACCAGCCGGTGTTCACGCCGCATATCGGACGGCTGGAGTTGTATCGCACGAGCGGGCATTTTCCGTATTATCGCGATGCGCAGTTCCCTCCGTTGTACGAGACCGACACGGCGCGAATTCTCAACGAGCTATGGGTTGCGGAGTACGAGCGCGGCGACGATCAACCGATGCCGGTCGGCGAGCAGCGTCTGCTGGACGAGCTGAAGGCGGCCAACGGGCGTCTTTGGAATGAGCTGCTGGGTGATACGGATCAGCCGGAGGCGCGACGGTTCAATCCTGCGCCGGGAAATCGCGATCACAACCTCGCGGTGATTCGTGAGAATCTGAAGGTAGAAGACGGGTTTCTATTGAAGCCGATGAACTGCCCGCATCACATGCGCCTGTACGCCAGCGAGCCCCGCAGTTATCGCGATCTTCCGCTTCGGCTGGCCGAGTTTGGCACGGTCTATCGCTACGAGCAGTCGGGCGAGCTGTCGGGCATGACGCGCGTTCGCGGTTTCACGCAGGACGACGCGCACCTCTTCTGCACGCCCGAGCAATTGCAGGACGAACTCGCCAAGTGCTTGAGCCTGACGCGCTACGTGCTGGAGATGCTCGGCCTGAAGGAATACCGTGTGCGGATCGGCCTGCACGACCCGAACGACAAGAAGTTCATTAACAATCCGAAGGGCTGGGCCGATTCGGAGGCGGCGGTCCGCGCGGCCGCGGCGGCCAGCGGCATGAGCGCGACCGAGGAAGTCGGCGAGGCGGCGTTCTACGGCCCGAAGATCGACTTCGTCGTGAAGGATTGCATCGGCCGTGAGTGGCAGCTTGGCACGGTGCAATGCGACTACAACGGTCCGGAGCGGTTCGGCCTGGAGTATGTCGGGCGCGACAATCGCATGCATCGTCCGGTGATGATCCACCGGGCGCCGTTCGGCAGCATGGAGCGGTTCATCGGGATTCTCATCGAGCATTTCGAAGGCGCGTTCCCGGTCTGGCTGGCGCCGGTGCAGGTGGTGGTGGCCAGCATCAGCGAGAAAAGCGAGCCGTATGCCCGTGAGGTGACGCAGCGATTGAAAGATGGCGGCTTCCGGGTCGAGCTGGACGACTCGGCCGAGAAGATCGGCCCGAAGAAGCACCGCGCCCGGCAGATGAAGATTCCCTACATCGTCGTGGTCGGCGAGCAGGAGGCCGCGGCCCGCGCGGTGAACGTGAACGACCGCGCCGGCAAGAGCGAGAACATGGGTTTGGATGCGTTCGTGGAGCGCCTCGCTCGGGAGAGTGTGCCCGGGCATTCGCACTAA
- a CDS encoding MBL fold metallo-hydrolase, producing MLNAMANPVSIHCVTEPSFGENAYIVSCRTGGACWIIDPGLPPSASEIARQVTKNKLTPAAIVLTHAHADHIAGIPEILGQFSGLPVYIANEESKALNDPRENLSADIGIPFSTGVKESIDLPHGGSLELDGSTWHILDTSGHSPGGRSLYCAAAGVVIVGDALFHSSIGRTDFHHSDHDRLIRNIKERLLVLPDETKSYSGHGPVTTIARERRHNPFLT from the coding sequence ATGCTCAACGCCATGGCCAACCCGGTTTCGATTCACTGCGTCACCGAGCCGAGCTTCGGCGAAAACGCTTACATCGTGTCATGCCGGACGGGCGGCGCGTGCTGGATCATCGATCCCGGGCTGCCGCCGTCGGCGTCGGAGATTGCGCGGCAGGTGACGAAGAATAAGCTGACTCCCGCCGCGATCGTGCTGACGCATGCCCACGCCGATCACATCGCGGGGATTCCGGAGATTCTCGGCCAATTCAGCGGCCTGCCCGTGTACATCGCCAACGAGGAAAGCAAGGCGCTGAACGACCCGCGCGAGAATCTCTCCGCCGACATCGGCATTCCGTTCTCAACAGGCGTGAAAGAGAGTATCGATTTGCCGCACGGCGGCTCACTTGAGCTGGACGGCTCGACGTGGCATATTCTTGACACCTCCGGCCATTCTCCGGGCGGGCGCAGCCTGTACTGCGCCGCGGCAGGCGTCGTGATCGTCGGTGACGCCCTTTTCCACAGCTCCATCGGACGCACGGATTTCCATCACAGCGATCACGATCGGCTGATTCGCAACATCAAGGAGCGACTGCTCGTGCTGCCCGATGAGACGAAGTCCTACAGCGGTCACGGGCCGGTGACGACCATCGCCCGCGAACGCCGGCACAATCCGTTTCTCACCTGA